In the genome of Triticum urartu cultivar G1812 chromosome 5, Tu2.1, whole genome shotgun sequence, one region contains:
- the LOC125556573 gene encoding 11S globulin seed storage protein 2-like, protein MSAKAGKPLVQTDAGAYIAWSGADQPELATEGLGCGLLVLRPLGFALPHYADSNKFGYVLSGSGVAGVLPVEAKERVVRLKAGDVIVVRTGDVSWWYNDNDGHADDLSILFIGDTARALSPGDISYFFLAGGNSVLSGLDAGLLTRAWPGVTEEQAATAFRSQTAVLLTRLSTKLPGVCPCEHDRKGLVVNAGHVAAGTLKTLTPSDLAALSGLGFSAVLGRLEPGAARPPWVLREGAAQAVYVARGSARVQVSSAAGGDTLLLDEEVPAGSLFVVPRFAVALVAAGADGAEWVSLIKSGRPAVEHLTGEGSIFGGLTPQVVQASLKVAPELLKLL, encoded by the exons ATGTCTGCCAAGGCCGGCAAGCCCCTGGTCCAGACCGACGCGGGGGCGTACATCGCTTGGTCAGGTGCCGACCAGCCGGAGCTCGCAACGGAGGGGCTCGGGTGTGGCCTTCTCGTGCTGAGGCCCCTCGGCTTCGCGCTGCCGCACTACGCTGACTCCAACAAGTTCGGCTACGTCCTCAGTGGCTCCGGGGTGGCTGGGGTCCTTCCGGTCGAGGCCAAGGAGAGGGTCGTCCGCCTGAAGGCCGGCGATGTTATCGTCGTGCGCACGGGGGACGTCTCGTGGTGGTACAACGACAACGACGGCCACGCTGATGATTTGTCCATCTTGTTCATAGGCGACACGGCTCGCGCCCTCAGCCCCGGGGACATCTCATACTTCTTCCTCGCCGGCGGCAACAGCGTCCTGAGCGGCCTTGACGCGGGCCTCCTCACCAGGGCGTGGCCTGGTGTGACGGAGGAGCAGGCGGCCACCGCGTTCCGGAGCCAGACGGCCGTCCTCCTCACCAGGCTGAGCACGAAGCTGCCCGGCGTATGCCCGTGCGAGCACGATAGGAAAGGGCTCGTCGTGAACGCCGGCCACGTCGCCGCAGGGACCCTGAAGACGCTCACCCCGTCGGATCTGGCCGCGCTGAGCGGCCTCGGGTTCAGCGCGGTGCTCGGGCGGCTCGAGCCCGGTGCCGCGAGGCCGCCGTGGGTGCTCCGCGAAGGAGCGGCGCAGGCGGTGTACGTGGCACGCGGGAGCGCGCGCGTCCAGGTCTCGTCTGCCGCGGGCGGCGACACGCTGCTGCTGGACGAGGAGGTCCCCGCGGGGAGCTTGTTCGTTGTGCCACGGTTCGCCGTTGCGCTCGTCGCCGCCGGCGCTGATGGTGCGGAGTGGGTCTCGCTGATCAAGAGCGGCAG GCCGGCGGTGGAGCACCTCACCGGGGAGGGCTCGATTTTCGGCGGCCTGACTCCACAGGTGGTGCAGGCATCGCTGAAAGTGGCGCCAGAGCTGTTGAAGCTGCTCTGA